From a single Sphingosinicellaceae bacterium genomic region:
- a CDS encoding PEPxxWA-CTERM sorting domain-containing protein, which yields MKTLHKLMAAVSSLLVASAPALAETIDFENLAVGVQAEGSIGYPGVTFSSSSGVFSAVSGSTGLALCAFQADCSGTLIIDFAKPVSNLTFNYSDDDVTSTLGFEGSSTTASFTGQLFADGDPLTQDVFNLSIVPNITQLIVFSNDPGGVIFDNFSFTTSVAGEVPEPATWAMMIVGFGAVGGSLRRRNKLATCVNFA from the coding sequence AAGACGTTGCATAAGTTAATGGCGGCGGTAAGTTCGCTGCTCGTGGCCAGCGCTCCAGCGCTCGCCGAGACGATTGACTTTGAAAACCTGGCGGTAGGCGTGCAGGCTGAGGGTTCGATCGGCTACCCAGGGGTGACGTTCAGCTCGTCGTCGGGGGTGTTCAGCGCTGTTTCCGGCAGCACCGGCCTGGCGCTCTGCGCATTTCAAGCCGATTGCAGCGGTACTCTCATTATCGACTTCGCAAAGCCGGTCTCGAATCTCACCTTTAACTACTCCGATGATGACGTGACGAGCACGCTAGGATTTGAGGGCTCGTCAACAACGGCGTCCTTTACAGGGCAACTTTTCGCGGATGGAGACCCTCTCACCCAGGACGTGTTCAACTTGTCCATCGTGCCGAACATCACGCAGCTGATTGTCTTCTCGAACGATCCGGGTGGCGTAATCTTCGACAACTTCAGCTTTACGACATCGGTCGCAGGGGAAGTTCCCGAGCCGGCAACTTGGGCAATGATGATCGTCGGTTTCGGCGCAGTCGGCGGCTCGCTCCGCCGCCGCAACAAGCTCGCGACGTGCGTCAATTTTGCCTAA